CGTGATCCTGGATCGCCGCCTTGATCTCGACCGTTCCGTGGCCGCGGGACTCCATGGCCTGCTCCGCGTTGAGAATGAGATTCATCAGAACCTGCTGGATCTGGTTGGCGCTGCCGTGGATGAGCGGCAGGTCCGGCGGAATCGCGGTTTCGAGCGTGATGTTGTGCAGGCTCAGCTCGTGATGGAGGATCGCCTCGGTGTCCGCGACCACCTTCTCGAGCGCGATCGGTTCGGGCTCCAGGTTCTCCTGCCGCGCGAACTTCAGCAAATTGTCGATGATCGTGCGGCACCGTTTCGTTTCCTTCTCGAGAATCGCGAACGTTTCGAGGAGCGGATCGTCGGCGGAGAGGGAGCGCGATGTGAGCTGGATCATGCCCTGAATTCCGGCGAGAGGGTTCTTGACCTCGTGGGCGATCCCTGCACCCAGCTGGCCGAAGGCCGCCATCTTCTCCGACTGAATCAGCCGGGCCTGAGCCTCCTTCAGGGCTTGATCCCGGCCGTGGAGCTCGGAGGCCATTTGATTGAACGAGCCGGCCAATTGCCCCATCTCGTCGCGGCTCGGCACGGCGACTTGGACGTCGAAATCGCCGTGCCCGATCGAATGAGCGGCGCGCGTCAATTGACTGAGAGAGCGCGTCATCTGAGTCGACCAGATGAGGCTGGCGACCGCCACCAGGATCAGGAGGCCGAGCGCCAGGAAGATGAGGTTCGTGAGCAGGTTCCGGAGGGCGAAGTAGGCGGCCGACTTTGGAATCTCCGCGCCGGCCCGAAGACCGCCGATCCCGACGTTTGCGATTCCGCTGATCATCGATCTTCCGTCGCGCTCGGTCTCCTTCACGACGGCGAGGCTTCCGGGGACGAGCGGCGGAAGCCAGCTGAGTCGCTCTCGAGAAGCCGCCCGCCTTGCATCGATGTCGCTCACAATGCGTCCGTCGACATCCGCGAGAAATACATCGAATGCGCTCGAGCTTCGTCCGAGCGCGAGCGATCGGTTCAGATCCACGGCGCCCACAAGCACAAGGGGAGGCCGGCCGGCCGGCCGAGGGATCCGGACGGCCATCGTCGAGACAGGGAGAGAGCTCGAGATGGCCGAGTTGCGAACGTAGAGGCTCCCTGCCCGGATCGAATCGAACGGGATCGCGTACTTCGCGATCGCCGCGAGGAATGAGGCCCGGCTCAATCCCGCCGCGTTCGTCGCCACGCTGTCCAAGAGCAACCCCGCCTCCCTGCGGCCCTCGAAGACGCGCAGGGCTACGAGTCCCTGCGTCCTGGCGAAGAGCTGCCTCAGGGCTGCGCCACGTCGTTCGGGAAGAATGTTGGAAGCGTCCAGAACGCGGCCGGCCGTGACGAGCTGGTCCCGGCAGACCGAGAGACGCAGGTTCGCCTCTTCCGCCGCATGAACCGAGACAATGGAGACCAGATCCTCGACGTACGCGACCTTGTCCGCGTGGAACATGCGCGCCATCGTGAACGTGATGAGACTCACCACCGTCGTCACGGCGATGAGCACGCTGAGGAGGATCTTGAATCGAAACGTTACACGGATCTGCGACGACATACCGGACGCCCCACGTATCAGAACTTCGCCAGCAGCACTTGGCTCCAATAGGAGCTGTGTCCCGCCGGATCCACGGCTTCGACGAGAAGCACATTGGCGCCGGCCTTCAAATGAATCTCGGCCTCGAAGGAACCCTCTCGATTCACCTCGACCCGCTGAGCCATGACGTAGACTCGGGCACGCGGATCGGCGTGTCCGTGCACTACGTACCGCGAGCCGTCGATCTGCGCGGGAGGCGCCTCGACCTGGAGGGGCAGAAGCCCTTCCTCTCGAGTCACCGCCAATCTCCGGGTCGCCGACGGCACCCCCTCGATCTCATCCTGGATCGCCGCGACGTTCCAATGGTAGGAACCGACCGCGAGGCGCCCCCACGTGAGCGACGGGGTCGTGACAATCTCGTCGAGCACGGGCTCGCGGAATGCCGGGTCCTTGGCCGCCCGAATGCGATATCGGTCCGCGCCCTCGATCGGCGTCCAGCGAAACGTAACGCGCGGAGGGAGATCGAGGTACGGAACGGAGGTCTCATCGGCGGGCTCCTCAACCGCTGGGGCCCTCGGGATCGGTCGCGGCTCCAGGAGTTCCCCGCCGGGGTCCACACGGCTGAACTGGCTCGGACCGACGAGGACTCGCCGCCCGTTGGCCGCCAGCTCCAGACTTCCGTCGAGTACGGCAACGGACGCCGATCGGTCGCTGCGAACGCCGATCCGGAAATCGGCCTTCCCGCCGGGCGCGGACTTCAAGAGGGCGCGGCCCGCGGGAATCTCTACGGAAATCGGCTCCTCTCCTGATCCCCGGATCTGAGCCAAGAGATTTCCTTGCAGCAGGACGAGCCCCCGCGGCGATTCGATCGGATCCGAGCCCAAGTGCAGGCCGCTCACGACGACCAAGGCGTTCTCCTCGAGCTGCACCCCGACCGCGCGTCCGAAATCGATCGACGCACGCCCGGCGGGGCCGGTCTGGACAGCGTCTCGATCGTGAAGCTCGAGGCCGGACGCGGCCGGGCTCCAGGCGATCTGGCCCGCCAGGCGGCGTTTGACGTCCCGGCGTCTGACCGTGAGCTTCGCGACCGAGGACGAGGCGGACTCGATGGGATCGAGCAGCCCCGCTCCGAGCCCAAGGTTCGACGCATCCCGCTGGCCGGTCAGGCGAACGCCGGCCATGAGCGTGCGCAAGTCGTCCCCGGGTGGAAACGCGACGCTGAGAAAAGCCAGGAAGCCGGAGAAGCATGCGAGCGTCATGACGATCGCCACAAGTACCTCGAGCAGGAGCTTCCCAATGCCCGAGAGCCTTGAGCGACCGGTGACCTCACCCGGTCGCGCGGCGGGATGCGGAGCCACCTCAGTAGCGGCTCTGGGCACGGAGGAACCACCCATGCGAGCTCTCGGGACCGGTCTCGAGCGGGTCGCCGGAGAAGCGCGTGAAGTTGTACCCGACCCCGAGACGGAAGTACTGCGCAGGGTCCCATGAGACTTCGTTCAGCCACCCTGCGCGGCTGTCCCCCGCCTCGCGCTGCGCCAGGACCCGGTACTCGACTCCGTAGCGGAAGGGTTTCCGCACCGAATATTCCAGGCGCTGAGCCCACAGCACGCTCTGCGCCGCGCCGGCCGGCGAGACGCCTCGAGCGTCCCTCCGTGTGCGCGCCGCCGCCTTCCCGACCCAGTCCATTCCGGGGAGGATTCGCACGGTGGCCTCGAGCGCGATCACGCCGAGCGTCGTTTCCGTGAGGGTCGTATCGCCCGGAGCCGAGAACCGCCGGTCTTCCAGGCGGGTCCAACGAGCGAGACTCTCCACGCGATCCGAGCGGGGCGGCCGGAACGCGATTCCGATGCTCCGCTCCTCGTACCGTGCCGGAGTGAGGTTCGCGGCGCGATCCCTGGTGAAACTCAGGCGGTAGTCACCCCGCAGGGAGACCCCGGCGACGAGGCTCCACTCGAGCTGGCTCGAGGTGAGCACTTGCCGTTGTCGGCCGGCGGCCCCGTCGACCCGATACTCGCCGCGGGTCGTGGCGACGACCGGGAGCCGCCCCCGGTAGCTGAGGTCGGAAGAAAGCGCACCCCTCGGCCCGCCGCCGGCCGAGCGGTCGCCGGCTGAGTGCTCCCCGCTCACGCGTAAGAGCAGCCCGGAGGCGTGGCGCCAGCCCTGCTCGAGACCCACGACCGACTGCGTGCGCGTCTCATCGGCACCGCGCAGCCAGCGGTACTCGCTGTATGTCCGACCCATCGTCCCCAATGCGGATTGGACGCCGAGGAGCGTCGAACCGGACGGCAATCCCCTTCCATCGGTCCGCTCCTCGCGAAGGTAGAGGTGCTTTCCGGCCACCGTGAGCGCAGCGCCTCCTTGGAGGGCTCGCCCTGTCGTGCCGTCCGAGCCCCGCAATTCGAGCGCGAGGGAGGGCATCGGCAGCCACTCCACCCCCAGCGAGGTGCGGTGATCGAGCGGACCCGAGAAGGTCTGCTGCCGCTCGGCGGTCGTCCGGATGCGGGGGGCCGGGCGCCACCAGAGCCGGGCGGCGCCGGTTCGCACCGTGGGCACCTCCACGTCCACGCTCTCCACGGCGCGCTGCTCGAATTCCGACGCGACGCCGAACGGGCCGGCATCGCGCC
This window of the Candidatus Eisenbacteria bacterium genome carries:
- a CDS encoding HAMP domain-containing protein; the encoded protein is MSSQIRVTFRFKILLSVLIAVTTVVSLITFTMARMFHADKVAYVEDLVSIVSVHAAEEANLRLSVCRDQLVTAGRVLDASNILPERRGAALRQLFARTQGLVALRVFEGRREAGLLLDSVATNAAGLSRASFLAAIAKYAIPFDSIRAGSLYVRNSAISSSLPVSTMAVRIPRPAGRPPLVLVGAVDLNRSLALGRSSSAFDVFLADVDGRIVSDIDARRAASRERLSWLPPLVPGSLAVVKETERDGRSMISGIANVGIGGLRAGAEIPKSAAYFALRNLLTNLIFLALGLLILVAVASLIWSTQMTRSLSQLTRAAHSIGHGDFDVQVAVPSRDEMGQLAGSFNQMASELHGRDQALKEAQARLIQSEKMAAFGQLGAGIAHEVKNPLAGIQGMIQLTSRSLSADDPLLETFAILEKETKRCRTIIDNLLKFARQENLEPEPIALEKVVADTEAILHHELSLHNITLETAIPPDLPLIHGSANQIQQVLMNLILNAEQAMESRGHGTVEIKAAIQDHGFIELSVQDDGPGIPRAVQARIFEPFFTTKPAGKGTGLGLAVTFGIMQAHKGAIRVESEEGRGTAFILRFQVAGQHPTTDAPSIQTSNPEDPNPGDRRAA
- a CDS encoding FecR domain-containing protein, with product MAPHPAARPGEVTGRSRLSGIGKLLLEVLVAIVMTLACFSGFLAFLSVAFPPGDDLRTLMAGVRLTGQRDASNLGLGAGLLDPIESASSSVAKLTVRRRDVKRRLAGQIAWSPAASGLELHDRDAVQTGPAGRASIDFGRAVGVQLEENALVVVSGLHLGSDPIESPRGLVLLQGNLLAQIRGSGEEPISVEIPAGRALLKSAPGGKADFRIGVRSDRSASVAVLDGSLELAANGRRVLVGPSQFSRVDPGGELLEPRPIPRAPAVEEPADETSVPYLDLPPRVTFRWTPIEGADRYRIRAAKDPAFREPVLDEIVTTPSLTWGRLAVGSYHWNVAAIQDEIEGVPSATRRLAVTREEGLLPLQVEAPPAQIDGSRYVVHGHADPRARVYVMAQRVEVNREGSFEAEIHLKAGANVLLVEAVDPAGHSSYWSQVLLAKF